One window of the Enterobacter huaxiensis genome contains the following:
- the rpsK gene encoding 30S ribosomal protein S11: protein MAKAPVRARKRVRKQVSDGVAHIHASFNNTIVTITDRQGNALGWATAGGSGFRGSRKSTPFAAQVAAERCAEAVKEYGIKNLEVMVKGPGPGRESTVRALNAAGFRITNITDVTPIPHNGCRPPKKRRV from the coding sequence ATGGCAAAGGCACCAGTTCGTGCACGTAAACGTGTAAGAAAACAAGTCTCTGACGGCGTGGCTCATATCCATGCTTCTTTCAACAACACCATCGTTACTATTACTGATCGTCAGGGTAACGCTTTGGGTTGGGCAACAGCCGGTGGTTCCGGTTTCCGTGGTTCTCGCAAATCTACTCCGTTCGCAGCTCAGGTTGCAGCAGAGCGTTGCGCTGAAGCCGTAAAAGAATACGGCATCAAGAATCTGGAAGTTATGGTTAAAGGTCCGGGTCCGGGTCGTGAATCTACTGTTCGCGCTCTGAACGCCGCTGGTTTCCGCATCACGAATATTACTGATGTGACTCCGATCCCTCATAACGGTTGTCGTCCGCCGAAAAAACGTCGCGTATAA
- the rpsD gene encoding 30S ribosomal protein S4 — translation MARYLGPKLKLSRREGTDLFLKSGVRAIDTKCKIEQAPGQHGARKPRLSDYGVQLREKQKVRRIYGVLERQFRNYYKEAARLKGNTGENLLALLEGRLDNVVYRMGFGATRAESRQLVSHKAIMVNGRVVNIASYQVKANDVVSIREKAKKQSRVKAALELAEQREKPTWLEVDAGKMEGTFKRQPERSDLSADINEHLIVELYSK, via the coding sequence ATGGCAAGATATTTGGGTCCTAAGCTCAAGCTGAGCCGTCGTGAGGGCACCGACTTATTCCTTAAGTCTGGCGTTCGCGCGATCGATACCAAGTGTAAAATTGAACAAGCTCCTGGCCAGCACGGTGCGCGTAAACCGCGTCTGTCTGACTATGGTGTGCAGTTGCGTGAAAAGCAAAAAGTTCGCCGTATCTACGGTGTGCTGGAGCGTCAGTTCCGTAACTACTATAAAGAAGCAGCACGTCTGAAAGGCAACACAGGTGAAAACCTGCTGGCCCTGCTGGAAGGTCGTCTGGACAACGTTGTATACCGTATGGGCTTCGGCGCTACTCGTGCTGAATCACGCCAGTTGGTTAGCCACAAAGCAATCATGGTAAACGGTCGTGTTGTTAACATCGCTTCTTATCAGGTTAAAGCGAATGACGTGGTTAGCATTCGTGAGAAAGCGAAAAAGCAATCTCGCGTGAAAGCCGCTCTGGAGCTGGCTGAGCAGCGTGAAAAGCCAACCTGGCTGGAAGTTGATGCTGGCAAGATGGAAGGTACGTTCAAGCGTCAGCCAGAACGTTCTGATCTGTCTGCGGACATTAACGAACACCTGATCGTCGAGCTTTACTCCAAGTAA
- a CDS encoding DNA-directed RNA polymerase subunit alpha produces the protein MQGSVTEFLKPRLVDIEQVSSTHAKVTLEPLERGFGHTLGNALRRILLSSMPGCAVTEVEIDGVLHEYSTKEGVQEDILEILLNLKGLAVRVQGKDEVILTLNKSGIGPVTAADITHDGDVEIVKPQHVICHLTDENAAISMRIKVQRGRGYVPASARIHSEEDERPIGRLLVDACYSPVERIAYNVEAARVEQRTDLDKLVIEMETNGTIDPEEAIRRAATILAEQLEAFVDLRDVRQPEVKEEKPEFDPILLRPVDDLELTVRSANCLKAEAIHYIGDLVQRTEVELLKTPNLGKKSLTEIKDVLASRGLSLGMRLENWPPASIADE, from the coding sequence ATGCAGGGTTCTGTGACAGAGTTTCTAAAACCGCGCCTGGTAGATATCGAGCAAGTGAGTTCGACGCACGCCAAGGTGACCCTTGAGCCTTTAGAGCGTGGCTTTGGCCATACTCTGGGTAACGCACTGCGCCGTATTCTGCTCTCATCGATGCCGGGTTGCGCGGTGACCGAGGTTGAGATTGATGGTGTACTTCATGAGTACAGCACCAAAGAAGGCGTTCAGGAAGATATCCTTGAAATCCTGCTCAACCTGAAAGGGCTGGCGGTGAGAGTTCAGGGTAAAGATGAAGTTATTCTTACTCTGAATAAATCTGGCATTGGCCCTGTGACTGCAGCCGACATCACCCATGACGGTGATGTTGAAATCGTCAAGCCGCAGCACGTGATCTGCCACCTGACCGATGAGAACGCAGCTATTAGCATGCGTATCAAAGTTCAGCGCGGTCGTGGTTATGTGCCGGCTTCTGCCCGAATTCATTCGGAAGAAGATGAGCGCCCAATCGGCCGTCTGCTGGTCGACGCATGCTACAGCCCTGTAGAGCGTATTGCCTACAATGTTGAAGCAGCGCGTGTAGAACAGCGTACCGACCTGGACAAGCTGGTCATCGAAATGGAAACCAACGGCACAATCGATCCTGAAGAGGCGATTCGTCGTGCGGCAACCATCCTGGCAGAACAACTTGAAGCTTTCGTTGACTTACGTGATGTTCGTCAGCCGGAAGTGAAAGAAGAGAAACCAGAATTCGATCCGATCCTGCTGCGCCCTGTTGACGATCTCGAATTGACTGTCCGCTCTGCTAACTGCCTCAAGGCAGAAGCTATCCACTATATCGGTGATCTGGTACAGCGTACCGAGGTTGAGTTGCTGAAAACGCCGAACCTGGGTAAAAAATCTCTTACTGAGATTAAAGACGTGCTGGCTTCACGTGGTTTGTCTCTGGGCATGCGCCTGGAAAACTGGCCACCAGCAAGCATTGCTGACGAGTAA
- the rplQ gene encoding 50S ribosomal protein L17 yields MRHRKSGRQLNRNSSHRQAMFRNMAGSLVRHEIIKTTLPKAKELRRVVEPLITLAKTDSVANRRLAFARTRDNEIVAKLFNELGPRFASRAGGYTRILKCGFRAGDNAPMAYIELVDRSESKAEAAAE; encoded by the coding sequence ATGCGCCATCGTAAGAGTGGTCGTCAACTGAACCGCAACAGCAGCCATCGCCAGGCTATGTTCCGCAACATGGCAGGTTCACTGGTTCGTCATGAGATCATCAAGACGACCCTGCCTAAAGCGAAAGAGCTGCGTCGCGTAGTTGAGCCGCTGATTACTCTTGCCAAGACTGACAGCGTTGCTAATCGTCGTCTGGCATTCGCCCGTACTCGTGATAACGAGATCGTGGCAAAACTGTTTAACGAACTGGGTCCGCGTTTCGCGAGCCGTGCCGGTGGTTACACTCGTATTCTGAAGTGTGGCTTCCGTGCAGGCGACAACGCTCCGATGGCTTACATCGAGCTGGTTGATCGTTCTGAATCGAAAGCAGAAGCTGCTGCAGAGTAA
- a CDS encoding DnaJ family domain-containing protein codes for MWLLDQWVERHISDAQRKGEFDNLPGSGEPLMLDDDSHIPPELRAGYRLLKNAGCLPAELEQRREAVELADLLKSIRKDDPRHTELSRRLMLMELKLRQAGINTDFLHGEYGDRLLHKMNEE; via the coding sequence ATGTGGTTACTCGATCAGTGGGTGGAACGCCATATCAGTGATGCCCAACGAAAAGGTGAATTTGATAATCTTCCTGGAAGCGGTGAACCGCTCATGCTGGATGATGATTCGCATATTCCCCCTGAATTACGGGCGGGCTACCGCTTGCTTAAAAATGCTGGTTGTTTGCCTGCTGAGCTTGAGCAAAGAAGAGAAGCTGTTGAACTTGCCGATCTGCTTAAAAGTATTCGAAAAGACGATCCGCGACATACTGAACTTAGCCGCAGACTGATGTTGATGGAACTCAAGCTTCGCCAGGCCGGTATAAACACTGATTTTTTGCATGGTGAATATGGCGACAGGCTACTGCACAAAATGAATGAGGAATAG
- the zntR gene encoding Zn(2+)-responsive transcriptional regulator, with the protein MYRIGELAKLANVTPDTIRYYEKQQMMDHEIRTEGGFRLYTDNDLQRLRFIRYARQLGFTLESIRELLSIRVDPEHHTCQESKSIVRARLDEVEARIQELQTMQRSLQRLNDACCGTAHSSIYCSILEALEQGACGEPETQGC; encoded by the coding sequence ATGTATCGTATCGGTGAACTTGCAAAGCTCGCTAACGTAACGCCGGATACTATCCGTTACTACGAAAAGCAGCAGATGATGGATCATGAGATTCGTACAGAAGGGGGTTTTCGTCTCTATACCGACAACGATCTTCAGCGTCTGCGGTTTATTCGTTACGCGCGACAACTCGGCTTCACGCTGGAGTCGATCCGCGAATTGCTGTCGATCCGTGTCGATCCGGAACATCATACCTGTCAGGAGTCTAAAAGCATCGTCCGTGCCAGGCTCGATGAGGTCGAAGCACGGATCCAGGAGCTACAGACAATGCAGCGCTCCCTTCAAAGACTGAACGATGCATGCTGCGGTACTGCGCACAGCAGTATATATTGCTCTATACTGGAAGCCCTCGAGCAGGGAGCCTGTGGAGAACCTGAAACGCAGGGTTGTTGA
- a CDS encoding alternative ribosome-rescue factor A, producing MSRYQHKKGQIKDNAIEALLHDPLFRQRVEKNKKGKGSYLRKDKYAKRGNWEASGKQANRLFTTGLPAFSFRSGAVVLLF from the coding sequence ATGAGCCGCTATCAGCACAAGAAAGGGCAAATTAAAGATAACGCCATTGAGGCATTGCTCCACGACCCGCTTTTCAGACAGCGAGTTGAGAAGAATAAAAAAGGGAAGGGAAGTTATCTGCGTAAAGACAAATATGCAAAACGGGGTAACTGGGAGGCCAGTGGCAAGCAAGCGAATCGCTTATTTACCACTGGCCTTCCTGCTTTTAGCTTTCGATCAGGAGCGGTTGTTCTGCTCTTTTAA
- the mscL gene encoding large-conductance mechanosensitive channel protein MscL, translated as MSFVKEFREFAMRGNVVDLAVGVIIGAAFGKIVSSLVADIIMPPLGLLIGGIDFKQFAVTLRDAQGDIPAVVMHYGVFIQNIFDFVIVALAIFMAIKLINKLNRKKEEPAAAPPAPTKEEVLLTEIRDLLKEQNNRS; from the coding sequence ATGAGTTTTGTGAAAGAATTTCGCGAATTTGCGATGCGCGGGAATGTGGTAGATTTGGCAGTGGGTGTCATTATTGGTGCGGCGTTCGGTAAGATCGTATCATCATTAGTTGCCGACATTATCATGCCACCACTGGGACTATTAATCGGGGGCATTGACTTCAAACAGTTCGCCGTTACGCTTCGCGACGCACAGGGCGATATCCCGGCAGTCGTAATGCATTACGGTGTGTTCATTCAGAACATTTTTGATTTCGTGATTGTAGCATTGGCTATTTTCATGGCCATCAAGCTTATCAACAAGCTTAACCGTAAGAAAGAAGAGCCTGCGGCCGCCCCGCCAGCACCGACTAAAGAAGAAGTCTTACTGACTGAAATTCGCGATCTGTTAAAAGAGCAGAACAACCGCTCCTGA